Below is a window of Ignavibacteria bacterium DNA.
TTATCTCCTAAGATTTTATTTTCCCTCATATTTCTTTATCAATTTTGGTACACCCTGAACAGAAATCGGTCCATACAATTCATCCCCAATTATCACAACCGGAGCAAGCCCGCAAGTACCAACGCATCCGCAGATATCGAGACTAAACTTCATATCTTTAGTCGTATCGCCACATTTTATATCCAATTCTCTTTCAATTGCACTTACTAGTCTTTCGGCACCTAATGCATGACAAGGAGTTCCCATGCAAATATGGATGCGATGTTTACCTTTTGGTTTAAGACTGAATGCATTATAGAAAGTTGCGATATTGTAAATTTTAGCAATAGGAACATTTGCTCTTTGGGATACTTCCATGAGAATGTCGTAAGGCAAATAGTTGAATTCATTTTGAATGTCATGCATCATTTCAATAATATTCTCCGGTTTACGGTCCCAGCGGTCGATAATTTGCTGAGCCTTTTCTGCCGCTACATATTCCATATTATCTCCATTATTTTTTTATATTTATGTTTTCGCGAATAAATTTTCTTATGAATCCAAGAACGTTTACAGAATTGATTTGTAAAGTTGGATAAGATTCCCTAATGTCCTTGGTATCAAAGATGAATTTTGAACCATATAGAAAATGATTGTACCTAATATCGATTTCAGGATTTCCAGCAATGAGCATTACCAATGTTTCAGCAATATCTCCTACAGGTTTTGTATCAATATGACTCAATTTGAAAGTTGCTCGAATTTTGGTCCCAATTCCTTTTGATGAATCGACTGTTAATTTTCCTTCTGTTTGTTTAGTCGCTTCATCTAAAAATGCAAGACCTAAACCAACTTTTCGAGTTGT
It encodes the following:
- a CDS encoding NAD(P)H-dependent oxidoreductase subunit E → MEYVAAEKAQQIIDRWDRKPENIIEMMHDIQNEFNYLPYDILMEVSQRANVPIAKIYNIATFYNAFSLKPKGKHRIHICMGTPCHALGAERLVSAIERELDIKCGDTTKDMKFSLDICGCVGTCGLAPVVIIGDELYGPISVQGVPKLIKKYEGK
- a CDS encoding ATP-binding protein; this encodes MEDLSLHILDIAENSVNAGAKNIEITIKTDKENDLLILEIIDDGQGMEKEFAANAADPFQTKRTTRKVGLGLAFLDEATKQTEGKLTVDSSKGIGTKIRATFKLSHIDTKPVGDIAETLVMLIAGNPEIDIRYNHFLYGSKFIFDTKDIRESYPTLQINSVNVLGFIRKFIRENINIKK